A genomic segment from Hypomesus transpacificus isolate Combined female chromosome 13, fHypTra1, whole genome shotgun sequence encodes:
- the LOC124475666 gene encoding probable crossover junction endonuclease EME2, whose product MARVLKRAKTWEISESENDSDIESQPKCLVAYFQDDSNITASSYTVVKQKDNDHNEDGQQCSSTTQGEHRQNALAPPLPPARSSTPSPGRKRRSREEMEADREKAEEKKKAREQLRVAKTKEKEQKRLEQQTRNDAAERLKSYRPENCLKCLTVFIDQAFLQEEGSDILLGTLSAFEWRFSIVSQKLPQSITWTRDLPQCDEADGPVEEEQTLLVSSLSDFMDMVVCVKQTLQSDGEELEMKSLLRPLLECLNCNAKMVVTVLVLGSSPGSWGHAIRQTLLSRLGTKDLILDIEEVLVYLQLYRNVSVAFLDGWQEVTHHVCSVTKALSKRPFKRLTERVELPFCVDGSWASGARVERDGSGLDQVWSRQVQQLNRVSPALASAVVEAYPSPWLLLQAYEGVATEEERRGLLAGILVKSGGKERRIGPEISTRVYRSLTAQNPQLVLD is encoded by the exons ATGGCACGTGTTTTGAAAAGAGCCAAAACATGGGAGATATCAGAATCTGAGAATGATAGCGACATTGAATCACAACCCAAGTGTTTAGTTGCATATTTTCAAGATGACAGTAATATAACAGCATCTAGCTATACCGTCGTCAAACAGAAAGACAATGATCATAATGAAGACGGCCAGCAATGTAGTTCAACAACCCAAGGTGAACATAGACAAAATGCTTTGGCGCCTCCTCTACCACCTGCACGGTCAAGCACCCCAAGTCCTGGAAGAAAACGtcggagcagagaggagatggaggctgatAGAGAGAAGGCCGAGGAAAAGAAGAAGGCCAGAGAACAacttcgggtagccaaaaccaaagagaaagagcagaaaCGTTTGGAACAGCAAACGAGGAACGATGCAGCGGAACGTCTGAAGAGCTACAGGCCAGAGAACTGTCTGAAGTGCCTGACTGTCTTCATCGACCAAG CCTTTTTGCAGGAGGAGGGATCAGACATCTTGCTGGGGACCTTGTCTGCGTTTGAGTGGAGGTTCAGCATTGTGTCTCAGAAGCTCCCACAAAGCATCACTTGGACCAGAGATCTTCCCCAG TGTGATGAAGCTGATGGACCTGTGGAGGAGGAACAGACACTGCTGGTGTCGAGTCTCAGTGACTTCATGGACATGGTGGTCTGTGTAAAACAG ACTCTTCAGAGTGATGGGGAGGAGTTGGAAATGAAATCTCTTCTCCGGCCTCTGCTTGAGTGTCTGAACTGTAACGCCAAGATGGTGGTCACTGTCTTGGTCCTGGGGTCCTCTCCAGGTAGCTG GGGACATGCAATAAGACAAACGCTACTATCTCGGTTGGGGACGAAGGATCTGATTCTGGATATTGAAGAG GTGCTGGTGTACTTGCAGCTCTACAGGAACGTCTCTGTGGCGTTCTTAGACGGTTGGCAGGAAGTGACACACCATGTGTGCTCAGTCACCAAGGCCTTGTCCAAACGACCTTTCAA ACGTCTGACTGAGCGCGTCGAGCTGCCGTTCTGTGTGGACGGCTCATGGGCCAGCGGAGCGCGTGTGGAAAGAGACGGCTCCGGGCTGGACCAGGTGTGGAGCAGACAGGTTCAGCAGCTGAACCGGGTCAGCCCAGCGTTGGCCTCTGCTGTGGTCGAAGCGTACCCTTCAccctggctgctgctgcag GCCTACGAAGGTGTGGCGactgaggaggaaaggagggggctgCTGGCCGGGATCCTGGTGAAAAgcggggggaaagagagacgaATCGGGCCAGAGATCTCAACGAGGGTCTACCGTTCCCTCACTGCACAGAACCCTCAGCTGGTCCTGGACTGA
- the mfsd1l gene encoding major facilitator superfamily domain-containing protein 1, with the protein MAQPAEKAYYRFVVLFFNCLLTFGSYFCFDIPSVLQDQFQGNLTCSNTTVINGTVDCVEGLGMTPQEYNLLYAIYAWTNAVVVIMAGFLIDKLGNRFGVFLFSFLCVLGSAIFALGSHFKGTEYLLPLMLTGRLLFGSGNGSLTIVQNRITAFWFRGKELALAFGLTLAFSRLGSVLNFFLTQKFEAQYGMQWTLWGGAFLCVLGFLSAITVSILDKVGMKQLGLDGAIQEESRKVRVQDVKLLSLRYWLLVLTIMFFYNGIFPFIADASKFIQDKYSGYSQKEAAYIAGAVYDSSLILSASVGILIDCVGLRGVFALLCAVITLPVFGLLAFTFVPPLVSTIWLGVTYSFAAASMWPSIPLVVPQATLGTAMGLATSVQMIGIGVSNLVVGQILGTESSDAKIPLWRWQRMMIFMLANTIACIITSVLLNIVDHRQGGTLNKTTKRSGAPAPLTSGPSDQEPLVQGEEDPDDREEESARSPSVNSS; encoded by the exons ATGGCCCAGCCTGCTGAAAAAG CGTACTATCGCTTTGTGGTTTTGTTTTTCAACTGTCTGCTCACGTTCGGGTCGTACTTTTGCTTCGACATCCCCAGTGTACTGCAGGACCAGTTCCAAGGG AACTTGACGTGTAGTAATACCACAGTGATCAATGGCACAGTGGACTGTGTGGAAGGACTGGGGATGACCCCTCAGGAGTACAACCTGCTGTATGCTATCTATGCATGGAC GAATGCAGTGGTGGTGATAATGGCAGGGTTCCTGATTGACAAGCTGGGAAACCGCT TTGGGGTCTTCCTGttctccttcctgtgtgtgctgggctCCGCCATCTTTGCTCTGGGCTCTCACTTCAAAGGGACAGAATACCTGCTGCCCCTCATGCTCACTGGACGACTGCTTTTCGGCTCAGGGAATGGATCACTCACCA TTGTCCAGAACCGCATCACAGCCTTCTGGTTCCGGGGGAAGGAGTTGGCCCTGGCCTTCGGTCTGACGCTGGCCTTTTCACGACTGGGGTCCGTTCTTAACTTCTTCCTGACCCAGAAGTTTGAAGCTCAGTATGGCATGCAGTGGACCTTATGGGGAG gtGCTTTCTTGTGTGTCCTGGGTTTCCTTTCGGCCATCACAGTCAGCATCCTGGACAAGGTAGGCATGAAGCAGTTGGGACTGGACGGGGCCATCCAGGAAGAGTCACGCAAAGTG AGGGTGCAGGATGTAAAGCTCCTGTCTCTCCGCTACTGGCTGCTGGTTCTTACCATCATGTTCTTCTACAATGGCATCTTCCCCTTCATCGCTGATGCCAG TAAGTTCATTCAAGATAAATACAGTGGCTACAGTCAGAAGGAGGCTGCCTACATCGCGGGTGCCGTTTATGACAGCTCCCTAATCCTGTCAGCCAGCGTGGGCATTCTTATC GACTGCGTGGGCTTGCGTGGGGTCTTTGCTTTGTTGTGTGCTGTCATCACACTGCCTGTGTTCGGACTCCTGGCCTTCACCTTCGTCCCGCCCCTCGTCTCCACCATCTGGCTCGGAGTCACCTACTCCTTCGCTGCC GCAAGTATGTGGCCCTCTATTCCCCTGGTGGTCCCTCAGGCAACTCTAGGGACAGCTATGGGGCTTGCCACTTCAGTACAGATGATTGGTATTGGTGTGTCTAATCTTGTAGTCGGGCAGATTTTGGGCACCGAGTCTAG CGATGCTAAGATTCCTTTGTGGCGTTGGCAGAGGATGATGATCTTCATGCTGGCTAACACCATCGCCTGCATCATCACCTCTGTGCTTCTCAACATCGTGGACCACCGCCAG GGTGGAACTCTGAATAAGACCACCAAGAGATCTGGGGCCCCAGCCCCACTCACCAGTGGACCCAGCGACCAAGAACCACTGGTACAGGGAGAAGAAGACCCCGACGATAGAGAGGAAGAGTCGGCTCGATCTCCCTCTGTCAACAGCTCCTAA